Proteins co-encoded in one Medicago truncatula cultivar Jemalong A17 chromosome 8, MtrunA17r5.0-ANR, whole genome shotgun sequence genomic window:
- the LOC11409724 gene encoding probable disease resistance protein At5g66890 — protein sequence MGHNIELDAISSPQLQQKNLCCSKFFCWFHLCVSGFLHKKNFGSDSHAVAHDKPKTFYEFKEILFFDKKISGYGVSIFKGPFGVPENPEFTVGLDSQLIKPKMELLRDGRSTLLLTGLGGMGKTTLATKLCLDQQVKGKFKENIIFVTFSKTPMLKIMVQRLFEHGGYPVPEYQSDEEAVNGMGNLLRKIEGSPILLVLDDVWPGSEDLVEKFKFQISDYKILVTSRVAFSRFDKTFIVNPLVHEDSVTLFRHYTQLGKNNSKIPDKDLIQKIVENCKGLPLAIKVIATSLTNRSYDLWEKIVKELSQGRSILDSSTELLTRLRKVLDVLEDNAINKECFMDLALFPEDLRIPVSALIDMWAELYKLDDEGIEAMAIINKLDSMNLAKVSIARKNASDTESYYYNSHFIFLHDLLRELGNYQNNQEPIEQRKRLLIDANENTHDRWLMEKQQGTMTRILSNFFKLCVKPKPQQVPARTVSISTDETCASSDWSQVQPAHVEVLILILQTEQYTLPELKEKMSKLRALIVINHGLRPSVLNNFELISSLSNLKRIRLERISVPSFGTMKNLKKLSLYMCNTRLAFEKGSILISDLFPNLEDLSIDYSKDMVALPNGVCDIASLKKLSITNCHKLSSLPQDIGKLMNLELLSLISCTDLVELPDSIGRLLNLRLLDISNCISLSSLPEDFGNLCNLRNLYMSSCTSCELPFSVVNLANLKVICDEETAASWESFQSMISNLTIEVPQVEVNLNWLHAGRS from the exons ATGGGACACAACATAGAACTAGATGCTATTTCATCACCACAGCTTCAACAAAAGAATCTTTGTTGCAGCaagtttttttgttggtttcaCCTTTGTGTATCTGGATTTTTGCATAAGAAGAATTTTGGTTCTGATTCTCATGCTGTTGCTCATGACAAGCCAAAAACATTTTATGAGTTCAAagaaattcttttttttgataagaaaataagtgGATATGGAGTATCCATTTTTAAGGGTCCTTTTGGTGTTCCTGAAAATCCTGAATTTACTGTTGGTTTGGATTCGCAATTGATTAAGCCGAAGATGGAACTTCTCAGGGATGGTAGATCTACTCTTTTGTTGACTGGTTTAGGTGGAATGGGAAAAACCACTTTGGCTACAAAGCTGTGTTTGGATCAACAAGTTAAGG GCAAATTCAAGGAAAACATTATATTTGTAACCTTCTCAAAAACACCCATGTTGAAGATTATGGTACAGAGACTATTTGAACATGGTGGATATCCGGTGCCTGAGTATCAAAGTGACGAAGAAGCAGTTAATGGAATGGGAAATTTACTGAGGAAAATTGAGGGAAGTCCAATATTGTTAGTCCTGGATGATGTTTGGCCCGGCTCAGAAGACCTAGTCGAGAAATTTAAATTCCAGATAtcagattataaaattttggtCACTTCAAGGGTTGCATTTTCTAGATTTGACAAAACCTTTATCGTAAATCCTCTTGTTCACGAAGATTCGGTGACCCTTTTCCGTCACTACACACAGTTGggaaaaaacaattcaaaaattcCCGACAAAGATCTTATCCAAAAG ATTGTGGAAAATTGCAAAGGTTTACCTCTTGCCATTAAAGTGATTGCAACATCACTCACTAATCGTTCATATGACTTGTGGGAAAAGATTGTGAAGGAACTTTCTCAAGGTCGTTCTATACTTGATTCTAGTACTGAATTACTTACTCGCCTCCGAAAGGTCTTGGATGTTTTGGAAGATAATGCTATTAACAAGGAGTGCTTCATGGACCTTGCATTATTCCCTGAAGACCTGAGAATTCCCGTTTCTGCTCTCATTGATATGTGGGCGGAGTTGTATAAACTAGATGATGAAGGCATAGAAGCAATGGCCATCATCAACAAATTAGACTCTATGAATCTGGCTAAGGTCTCAATAGCAAG GAAAAATGCAAGTGACACAGAAAGTTACTACTACAATAGCCACTTCATATTCCTTCATGATCTTCTAAGAGAGCTAGGAAATTATCAAAACAACCAGGAACCAattgaacaaagaaaaagacTTCTTATTGATGCAAATGAAAACACACATGACCGGTGGCTTATGGAGAAGCAGCAGGGCACAATGACCCGCATattgtccaatttttttaaattgtgtgTTAAACCGAAGCCTCAACAGGTCCCTGCTCGCACAGTGTCTATATCAACTG ATGAAACTTGTGCTTCTTCAGATTGGTCCCAAGTGCAGCCAGCTCATGTTGAGGTTCTGATTTTAATTCTTCAAACCGAACAGTACACACTTCCAGAATTGAAGGAGAAAATGAGCAAACTAAGAGCTCTTATAGTCATAAATCATGGTTTACGCCCTTCTGTACTGAACAATTTTGAGCTAATTAGCTCTTTATCCAACCTGAAAAGAATCAGGCTAGAGCGGATTTCTGTTCCTTCCTTTGGCACAATGAAGAATCTCAAAAAATTATCCCTCTACATGTGTAATACAAGACTAGCTTTTGAAAAGGGTAGCATCCTAATTTCAGATTTGTTTCCTAATTTAGAAGATTTGAGCATTGATTATTCCAAGGATATGGTGGCATTGCCTAATGGGGTGTGTGACATTGCCTCATTAAAAAAGCTCAGTATTACTAATTGCCATAAGCTTTCTTCGCTGCCCCAAGATATTGGAAAGTTGATGAATTTGGAACTCTTGAGCCTGATCTCATGCACTGATTTGGTAGAGTTGCCAGATTCTATTGGAAGGCTTTTAAATCTAAGACTACTTGACATCTCCAACTGCATAAGCCTTTCAAGTTTACCTGAGGACTTCGGCAATCTGTGTAATCTAAGAAATCTATACATGTCTAGTTGTACAAGTTGTGAATTGCCATTTTCAGTTGTCAATCTTGCGAATTTAAAGGTGATATGTGATGAAGAGACGGCTGCTTCATGGGAATCTTTCCAATCTATGATTTCCAATCTCACTATAGAGGTTCCTCAAGTTGAAGTCAACTTAAATTGGCTTCATGCAGGTCGCTCCTAA
- the LOC11411344 gene encoding probable copper-transporting ATPase HMA5 has product MGRKKFDGAWECINGGLHLRCCGNLSPESHYPSMTTYPKGTSSSMGEGSEVAITVVFCVMGMTCAACAGSVEKAIKRLPGIREAVVDVLNDKAQVLYLPTIVNEESIRDAIEDAGFEAKSMEDDSSNNTSFQICRVHIGGMTCTSCSSNVQSVLQSLRGVQIAQVALATEEAEIRYDPKIISYTQLMETISNTGFNPILISKGEHISKIELKIDGIKNEQSMYIIEQSLRTLQGVETIETYLDINKIVLTYKPYMTGPRTFIELIESSGSGCFRATIFPNDGGRKAHKQEEINRYFKLLIWSLVFTVPVFLTSMVLMYIPGVKNVLEVKIVNMLNIGLLIRWEFSTPVQFVIGRRFYVGAYKALSKGYANMDLLIALGTNAAYFYSVYVVGRATFSSHFEGSDFFETSSMLISFILLGKYLEVLAKGKTSQAIAKLMDLTPDTATLLTLDDDKGNVLGEREIDSRLIQKNDVIKVVPGTKVASDGFVVWGQSHVNESMITGEAKPVAKMKGDMVIGGTVNENGVLHVKVTRIGSETALSQIVRLVESAQMAKAPVQKYADQISKYFVPIVIVLSLSTWISWFVAGKLHSYPKSWIPSSMNSFELALQFGISVMVIACPCALGLATPTAVMVGTGVGATQGVLIKGGQALESAHKVNCIVFDKTGTLTIGKPVVVTTKLFKNMPVKDFYELVAAAEVNSEHPIAKSIVDHAKNITQDEQNNPSWPQAKEFVSIAGHGVKAIVQNKEIMVGNKKLMLDHNIAISVEAEEILAEAENMAQTGILVSLDGEIVGVLAVSDPLKPDAKEVISILKSMKIKSIMVTGDNWGTANSIARQAGIETVMAEAQPETKAIKVKELQNSGYTVGMVGDGINDSPALVAADVGMAIGAGTDIAIEAADIVLMKSNLEDIIIAIDLAKKTFSRIRLNYIWALGYNILAIPIAAGILFPSTKFRLPPWIAGAAMAASSISVVCSSLLLKKYKKPTKLNNLEMNGIQIE; this is encoded by the exons ATGGGTCGTAAAAAGTTTGATGGTGCTTGGGAATGCATAAATGGAGGATTGCACTTGCGGTGCTGTGGGAACCTGTCACCTGAGTCACACTATCCGTCGATGACGACGTATCCGAAAGGAACGTCGTCGTCGATGGGTGAAGGCTCAGAGGTGGCCATAACTGTTGTTTTCTGCGTTATGGGAATGACATGTGCTGCCTGTGCTGGATCAGTTGAGAAAGCCATCAAACGTTTACCTGGTATTCGAGAGGCTGTTGTTGATGTCTTGAATGATAAAGCCCAGGTTCTATATCTTCCCACCATTGTTAAC GAAGAGAGCATACGTGACGCCATTGAAGATGCTGGATTTGAGGCCAAATCCATGGAAGATGATAGTTCCAACAACACTTCATTTCAAATATGTAGAGTACACATAGGGGGCATGACTTGTACTTCTTGCTCCTCCAACGTGCAATCAGTTCTTCAATCCCTTCGTGGGGTGCAAATAGCACAAGTGGCCTTGGCAACTGAAGAAGCAGAAATTCGTTATGATCCAAAGATTATAAGCTACACTCAACTAATGGAAACTATATCAAACACAGGTTTTAATCCCATATTAATAAGCAAAGGGGAACACATAAGCAAAATTGAACTTAAAATTGATGGCATAAAAAATGAACAATCAATGTATATCATTGAACAATCTCTTAGGACACTTCAAGGTGTTGAAACCATAGAAACATATTTAGACATTAATAAAATTGTCTTAACTTATAAACCTTATATGACTGGTCCAAGAACTTTCATTGAACTCATTGAATCTTCAGGATCAGGGTGTTTTAGAGCCACAATATTTCCAAATGATGGTGGAAGAAAAGCACATAAACAAGAGGAAATTAATAGatactttaaattattaatttggaGTTTGGTTTTTACTGTTCCTGTTTTTTTAACATCTATGGTTCTTATGTATATACCTGGAGTTAAAAATGTTTTAGAGGTCAAAATTGTCAATATGTTGAATATTGGATTGCTCATACGGTGGGAGTTTTCGACACCGGTACAGTTTGTCATAGGAAGAAGATTTTATGTTGGAGCCTATAAAGCTTTGAGCAAAGGTTATGCAAACATGGATTTGTTGATAGCATTAGGAACAAATGCAGCTTATTTCTATTCTGTTTATGTTGTTGGAAGAGCTACATTTTCTTCCCATTTCGAAGGAAgtgatttttttgaaacaagTTCTAtgcttatttcttttattctacTTGGCAAGTATTTGGAAGTGTTGGCTAAAGGGAAAACATCACAAGCTATTGCGAAACTCATGGATTTAACACCTGATACAGCAACCTTACTAACTCTTGATGATGATAAGGGAAATGTTCTAGGTGAAAGAGAAATTGATAGCAGGTTGATACAGAAGAATGATGTGATCAAAGTTGTGCCGGGCACGAAAGTAGCATCGGATGGTTTTGTTGTTTGGGGACAAAGTCATGTAAATGAGAGTATGATAACTGGTGAGGCAAAGCCTGTTGCTAAGATGAAGGGTGATATGGTGATTGGTGGTACTGTGAATGAAAATGGTGTTTTGCATGTTAAGGTAACAAGGATTGGATCAGAAACTGCACTTTCACAGATTGTTAGACTTGTTGAGTCTGCTCAGATGGCTAAAGCTCCTGTCCAGAAATATGCTGACCAGATTTCTAAATACTTTGTTCCTATA GTGATTGTGTTATCTCTTTCAACATGGATATCATGGTTTGTAGCTGGAAAATTGcattcatacccaaaatcatgGATACCATCTTCTATGAATAGTTTTGAGCTTGCACTTCAGTTTGGAATTTCAGTCATGGTCATAGCTTGTCCTTGTGCTCTAGGCCTAGCCACTCCTACAGCGGTCATGGTTGGTACCGGAGTTGGTGCAACTCAAGGTGTGTTGATCAAAGGTGGCCAAGCATTAGAAAGTGCACACAAG GTGAATTGCATTGTGTTCGATAAGACAGGAACTCTCACTATTGGGAAGCCAGTGGTTGTAACTACAAAACTCTTCAAGAATATGCCAGTTAAAGATTTCTATGAACTTGTTGCTGCAGCAGAG GTGAATAGTGAACATCCAATAGCAAAGTCCATTGTTGATCATGCCAAAAATATCACACAAGATGAACAAAATAACCCATCATGGCCACAAGCAAAAGAATTTGTGTCTATTGCAGGACATGGAGTGAAAGCAATTGTTCAAAACAAGGAAATAATGGTTGGAAATAAAAAACTGATGTTAGATCATAACATAGCTATTTCAGTGGAAGCTGAAGAAATACTAGCAGAAGCTGAAAACATGGCTCAAACAGGAATTTTGGTATCATTGGATGGagaaattgttggagttttggcTGTGTCTGATCCACTGAAACCTGATGCAAAAGAAGTTATTTCTATTCTTAAATCCATGAAAATAAAGAGCATAATGGTGACAGGTGATAATTGGGGAACTGCAAATTCTATAGCTAGACAAGCTGGTATTGAAACTGTCATGGCTGAGGCTCAACCTGAGACTAAAGCTATTAAAGTAAAAGAATTGCAG AATTCTGGATACACAGTAGGAATGGTAGGAGATGGTATCAATGATTCACCAGCACTAGTAGCAGCTGATGTTGGAATGGCAATTGGTGCTGGAACAGACATTGCTATTGAAGCAGCTGACATTGTTCTTATGAAGAGTAACTTAGAGGATATAATAATTGCCATTGACCTTGCAAAGAAAACTTTCTCACGTATACGTCTAAATTATATTTGGGCTTTAGGTTATAATATTCTAGCCATTCCTATTGCTGCTGGCATACTTTTTCCTTCTACTAAATTTAGGTTACCACCTTGGATTGCTGGAGCTGCAATGGCTGCTTCTTCTATCAGTGTTGTTTGCTCTTCTCTCTTGTTGAAGAAATACAAGAAACCAACCAAGCTTAACAACTTGGAGATGAATGGTATTCAAATTGAATGA